A region of the Bacillus sp. NP247 genome:
CATTTGCTTATACGAATACACCACATAACTGGGGGATCCCACGTCCTAAAAATGAAACGGTGCCAGATGCAGGGAAACTATATACAGAATTACTACAAAAAAATGGTGGGTTTTATTTAGGAGATACGAAGAAAAAAGATATTTATTTAACATTTGATAATGGATACGAAAATGGATATACAGGAAAGATTTTAGATGTATTAAAGGAGAAAAAAGTACCAGCAACTTTCTTTGTGACGGGACATTATATAAAAACACAAAAAGATTTATTATTAAGAATGAAAAATGAAGGACATATTATTGGTAATCATTCTTGGAGTCATCCAGATTTTACAGCAGTAAATGATGCAAAACTTCGTGAAGAATTAACGAGCGTAACGGAAGAGATTAAAAAGGTAACAGGGCAAAAAGAAGTGAAATATGTACGCCCTCCGCGAGGTGTATTTAGCGAAAGAACGTTAGCTGTTACGAAAGAAATGGGATATTATAATGTGTTTTGGTCGCTTGCATTTCTTGATTGGAAAGTAGATCAGCAAAGAGGATGGCAATACGCTCATAATAATGTAATGACTATGATTCATCCAGGATCTGTTTTGTTACTTCATGCAATATCAAAAGATAATGCAGAAGCACTTGCGAAAATCATTGATGATTTGCGCGAGAAAGGGTATCATTTTAAAAGCCTAGATGATTTAGTAAAAAGCAATCAACCGTAAGCATGTATGCTTGCGGTTTTCTCATGCTATAATGATGTGTAAAAAGGATGGGGAAACGTATGTGGAGCGAACATGTTACGTTAGAATATCCGTACCATTTTGAAGAAGTGCTAAAGCGTTTATCTTTTGACCCGTTAAACGTCATTCAATTAGACGAGAAAATAATCTATGTCCCGCTTCTTATAAACGAAGAACAAATTGTTGTTCGTTTGCAAGGGATTGGTACTGTTCAAAATCCACAGTTTTGGATTTCTAGTCAGGCAGGAGATCAAGAGAAAGTAATGAAACGAATGAGGTCCATTTTCCACTGGAATGAGCCGTTTCAAAATATACAAGATCATTTTTTAAACACATCATTACGTCCACTGTTTGAAACATATGCTTATACTCCAATTATATTAGAATTTGATTATTTTGCTTGTCTTCTTCGTTGTATTATTCATCAACAAATAAATTTAAAATTTGCTACGGTGCTAACAGATCAATTTGTAAAACGATATGGGACAGAGAAGAACGGCGTTTTCTTTTTCCCAACACCAGAAAGAGTAGCGAATATTTCAATAGAGGAATTGAGAGAGCAGAAATTTAGTCAGCGAAAAGCTGAATATATAGTAGGATTAGCAAAACATATTGTGGGCGGTAAATTAGATTTAGCAAGGATAGAAAACGAAACAGAAGAAGAAGTATCGGCACAATTGTTACCAATAAGGGGTATTGGAGCATGGACAGTGCAAAACTTTTTAATGTTTGGGCTTGGCCGGAAAAACATGTTTCCGGAAGCAGATATCGGGATTAGGCGTGCACTTCAAGGTATATTTCAATTAGATAATAAGCCTGATGATGCATTTTTAGAAAAAGTGAAACAAGAGTGTGAACCATATTGCAGTTATGCAGCGTTATATTTATGGAAAAGTATAGAGTAGAGGTGTAATAATGATACAAAAGCAACAAGAGAGTAAGTTGGAAGTTGGTCAAACGTTTCCTGTGACAATTAAACGTCTTGGGATTAACGGAGAAGGCGTTGGTTATTTTAAGAGACAAGTTGTTTTCATTCCAGGGGCATTACCAGGAGAAGAAGTTGTTGCTGAAGCAACGAAAATTCAGCGTGGCTTCGCTGAAGCGAAAGTGAAGAAAGTTCGTAAATCATCGCCACATCGCGTGAAAGCACCATGTTCAGTATATGAGGAGTGTGGTGGCTGTCAATTGCAGCATTTAGATTATAAAGAACAATTAAATCAAAAGCGTGATATCGTTGTACAAGCATTCGAAAAGTACATGAATAACAGTCTGGAAGAGAAAATTCGCCCGACGATTGGTATGGAAGATCCATGGCATTATCGTAATAAAAGTCAATTGCAAGTGGGGCGTAAAGACGAAAAGGTTATTACAGGGTTATATAAGCAAAACTCACATCAATTAATTGATATTTCTCATTGCATGATTCAACATAAAGCAACGAATGAAGCAACAAAAGTTGTAAGACGTATATTAGAAAAATTAAATGTTTCTATTTACAATGAGAAAAAACAAAAAGGTTTAGTACGCACAATTGTGACACGTACTGCAGTTCAAACAGGGGAAGTGCAAGTCACACTTATTACAACAAAAGAAGAATTACCAAATAAAGATCAATTTATCGCAGAAGTACAAAAACAAATGCCAAGTGTTAAATCAATTATGCAAAACGTAAACTGGCGTAAAACATCTGTTATTTTCGGTGATAAAACATTTAAATTAGCTGGTAAAGAAGTAATTCAAGAAACACTAGGTGATTTATCATTTGAATTATCAGCACGCGCATTCTTCCAATTAAATCCAGAGCAAACGGTTGTTTTATACGATGAAGCGAAAAAAGCAGCTGCTTTAACAGGAAACGAGAAGATTGTGGATGCGTATTGTGGTGTCGGTACGATTGGACTTTGGCTTGCGAATGATGCAGCGGAAGTACGTGGTATGGATGTAATTCCAGAAGCGATTGAAGATGCAAAGAAAAATGCAAAACGCCACGGATTCACAAATGCAAAGTATGAAGCTGGTAAAGCGGAACAATGGTTACCGAAATGGGTGAAAGAAGGCTGGAGTCCAGATGTCATTGTTGTTGACCCACCGCGTACAGGTTGCGATGATAAATTATTGGAAACAATTTTAAAGGTGAAACCGAAACAAGTTGTTTACGTGTCTTGTAATCCTTCCTCATTAGCACGTGATGTACAAGCATTAATGAAGAGTTATGAAGTGGAGTATGTGCAACCAGTTGATATGTTCCCACATACAGCTCATGTAGAAAATGTAGTGAAGCTTGTTAGAAAGTAAAGTTTATTAATATTCCCTCACGATATGAGGGAATATTTTCTGTGAAGGAGAATACTATGTACAATTATCAATTAACGATTCAGTACGACGGTGCTCGTTATAAAGGATGGCAGCGTCTCGGCAATAACGATAATACGATTCAAGGGAAAATCGAAAGTATAATATCTGAAATGGTCGGAAAAGAAATTGAAATTATCGGCTGTAGTAGAACGGATGCTGGTGTACATGCTTTGAATCAAGTAGCTAACTTTAAGAGTGATGAGAAGTTAGTAGAACATAAAGTGAAAAAGTATTTAAATCAATATTTACCAAATGATATTAGTATTACGAGTGTAGAAGAAGTACCAGATCGTTTCCATGCTCGTTACAATTCTAAAGCAAAAACATATCTTTATAAGATTTGGAATGAAGAGCATACGAACCCATTTATGCGTAAATACAGCATGCACGTGAATAAAAAATTAAATGTGAAAAGCATGAAGAAAGCTGCTCAATATTTAGTTGGTTCACATGACTTTACTGCTTTTTCGAATGCGAAGTCTAAGAAAAAGTCTATGGTTCGAGAAGTATATACACTTGAGGTGTCCGAAGAGGCAGGATTTGTACAAATTAGAATAAGTGGTAACGGATTCCTTCATAACATGGTGCGAAAAATTGTTGGAGCATTAATTGAAGTTGGATTAGGGCAATTAGATGCAGAAGCAATGCCGCAAATTTTAGAGGATAAGCAGAGAAATCAAATTAATTGCCTTGCTGAGGCGAGTGGATTGTACTTGGAGAAGATTGAGTTTTAGAAAAGATATGGATAAGAAAAAAGCACTCATTTGAGTGCTTTTTCTTTTATGCTGATGCAGTAGTCTTATCTTTTCGGAAAATCCCCATTAATCCTCCGATTAATAATAAAACACCTGGTAATAAGTAAACAATAGAATTTGTTAGTTCAAGAAGAGCGTTCTTTCTTCATACGTAGCTTCAAATTCCAAAAAGCAGCAAGCATAATAGCTGCAAAGGAGCCACTAATTGTGCCTAAGAGCTTTGCATGAGGAAAGCTACTCATATCAATGAATAGCATTATACATAGAATGGTAGGGAAAAGACCTAAGTAGTGTAATAACTTCAACTTCTTATCATTACTCATATACATTGCACCTTTCTAGCATGTTATACGTTTATTATAACATATTTTACCATTTTTTTACACTTGGAGAAAGATTCATTTCATATGTGTAAATGCAATTTTTTAATTCGATATTGTAAGTTTTGTCTGCTCAATCCTAAAAATTTTGCGGCTTGTGAGATATTACCTTTATTCTCTTTAAGAATTTGATGGATATATTTCTTTTCCATTTCTTCGATTATATGTTTTAAAGTCTGTGGTGTATCAGTATTGTGACTAGTTAGCGGAGTCCGCATATTGAGTTCCTTTTTTGCTAGTTCGCGAAAGTGCGTTGGCATATGGAACGCTGTAATGATATCTTCATCTTCTATTAAGTTCATGGAACCTTCAATTATATGTTCTAATTCTCTCACATTACCCGGCCAATCGTATTTATAGAAGAAGTTATTTACGTTTAAATCTACATCTTTTACGCTAAGGTCAAATTGGATATTGTATTTTTCAATAAAGTGTTGAACAAGATATGCAATATCTTCTTTTCGTTCCCGTAAAGGTGGAAGACATAAAGTAACAACGCTTAATCTGTAATATAAGTCTTGTCTTAATCGATTGTGTGCTATGGCTTCAAGAGGATCTTCATTAATAGTTGCTATAATACGAACATCAATTTCTTTTTCTTGTGTGCCTCCGATTCTTCGTATTGTTTTTTCTTGTATAGCCCGCAGCAATTTAGCTTGAAGTGTTGGACTTAATGAGTTGATCTCATCTAATAACAAAGTCCCGCCGTTTGCTTCTTCAAATAAACCAGGTTTATCTATTGCTCCTGTAAAAGCACCTCGATTCGTACCAAATAGTAGACTTTCCATTAAGGTTTCTGGTATAGCGGCACAGTTTTGCGAAATAAATGGTTTTGTTGAACGTTGGCTTTCATTATGGATGCTTTGTGCAAATAGTTCTTTACCAGTCCCTGTTTCTCCGATGATAAGTATGGAGGAGGATGTACGTATTACTCTCTTTGCTTCTGCAATGACCGATTGAATAGCTCTAGAATCACCGATTATGTGATCAAAGGTAAACTTAGTGTTTTGTTTTCGAGAAAGGTTCGTTTTCATTGTTTGTTTTAAATGACTAATCTCTTTTGAAATTTCAATAGCGCCTTTAATTTTTCCATTTTCTATTATAGGAAAAGTATCGTTAATCGTCGTAATCTCTTGTCCTTTATTGTTAAAATACGTTTGTTTTATATTTCTGTTTGTTTTTCCAAGTTTTAATGCCTCTATAAGAGTACTATTTTTATTTTCTTCAAATGCAAATACTTCTAAAGGATTTTTATCTAGCACATCTAAGCGATCCATTGATTCAATGTCCATCATTTTGCGGTTATAGATAATCGTTTTACTTTCCTCATTAATAATATGAATCCCAATATCTAGTTCATTGAGTAAAGTTTCATATAGCATATTCATTTCAATAATCTTTTTAAAATTGATTTCTTTTGTATGCATGTATTATCTTCTCCTCGTTATACCCTATGAAGACTGACTTTTTATAATTTTATTAAAATTCTCATAAAATCGCAAAATTTTTTTGCTATTTTCTCTTAAAACTTTTCAAATGATAGAAAAATTTTGCGATTATGTAGATTTTTTTCGTGAAAAAGCCCAATTTTACATAGGTGTTGAGGTTGGTACGTATTTTGCATGAATAGTAGTTGAGAACTCTAAATTTAAAGAGTAGGGGGATTATGAATCTTTATAGGTTATGCAACGCTTCAGTGTCAATTAATAAGAGGGAGGAATTTATAAAGTGAAGATGGTTATAGAAGGTGTGTATAGTCCTTGTTACGGGAAAGTAGAGAAATTATTTGTTACTGAAAGTTCTTACGTATATGAGTGGGAAAAATTAGCGTTAATTGAAACAATAGATAAGAAGCAAGTGGAAATTAAAGTGGGAATCAGTGGTTATATCGAATCATTAGAAGTGGTAGAAGGACAAGCTATCGCTGATCAAAAACTATTAATAACAGTGAGGGATGACCTTTTAATAACAGGTAGTGATTAATATAAGTAATATATATTTTTGCTCTTTTAAATAATTATTTTTACTATGAATAATCTTTAAAACGCTTACATCGAATGGGTTTGCAAAGTGAAAAGGGGGGAGTTATATGATGGATCAAAACCAAGGATTAAAAAGAGAATTGAAAAGTCGGCACATATTTATGATTGCACTCGGAGGGGTTATTGGTACTGGGCTTTTTTTAGGATCCAGTTATACAATTCATGAAGCTGGACCTGGAGGAGCGATTGCAGCGTATCTTGTCGGTGGATTTGTTATGTATTTAACGATGCTCTGTCTTGGAGAGTTAGCGGTTGCGATGCCTGATGCAGGATCGTATCAAACATATGCTACAAAACATATTTCACCTGCAGCGGGTTATGTAGTGGGATGGATGTCGTGGCTAAACTGGACGGCTACGATAGGAATTGAATTAATTGCAGTTAGTATATTAATGAAACGTTGGTTTCCAGATGTATCATCATGGATTTGGTGTGTAGTGTTTGCCGTATTGCTCTTTGTTATTAATGCGTTATCTTCAAGAAGTTTTGCGGAGGTTGAATTCTGGTTTGCAAGTATTAAAGTAATTACAATTATTGCATTTATCATTTTAGGTGGGGCAGCAATGTTTGGTTTTCTAGATATGAAAGGAAATGAACCAGCACCGATGTTTTCTAGCTTTACTGATTATGGTGGATTGTTTCCAAATGGATTATCAGCAATTTTAATTACGATGATTGCAGTTAATTTTTCCTTCCAAGGAACAGAACTAGTTGGTATTGCAGCTGGTGAGAGTGAAAATCCAGAGAAAACGATCCCGAAGGCAATTAATAATACAGTTTGGCGCATACTTGTTTTCTTTGTACTATCTATTTTTATTCTTGCGGGACTATTTCCTTGGCAGCAAGCAGGCGTGATAGAAAGTCCATTCGTAGTTGTATTTGATAAAATTGGTATTCCTTATGCGGCTGATATTATAAATTTCGTTATTATTACAGCGGTACTATCAGTTGCGAATTCAGGATTATATGCAACTTCCCGTATGCTATGGTCGATGTCTAATCAAGGAATGATTAGCCCGATTTTTAGTAAGTTATCTAAAAACGGTGTTCCTATTTACGCATTGATTGTAAGTACAATTGTAGGTTGTCTCTCATTACTATCAGGTATTTATGCGGAAGATACAGTTTATTTATGGCTTCTTTCAATTGCAGGGTTTGGAGCGATATTAGTTTGGGCATCGATCGCTCTATCTAATCTATTAGCTAGAAGGACATACGTGAAGCAAGGTGGGGATATTAAAGACTTGAAATTTAAAACGCCATTGTATCCATTCGTACCACTGCTTGCTTTAGTATTAAATTTAACAGTAATTGTAGCTATGGCTTTTATTCCAGAGCAAAGAATGGCATTGTATTGTGGTATTCCATTTATGATTATTTGTTTACTGTTTTATCGCGCTACAAAAAATAAGAGAAGCAAAATAGAATATGTTGAAAAGGTAAATACAACAGAAGCAGAAAGCTTATAACTATATTCGAAACTTATGCTGAATTTAGAGACTGTATAATTGTAAACAGTCTCTTTTTTTGTGAAAATAAAGCCGGAAACATACTACGTATGCAAAGGGGAATTAGTGATGAATCCAGAAGTTTCGCAGTTGTTAAAACAAATAGATTCAAGGAGAGAAGAATTACTAGAACTTACAAAAACATTAATTCGTTTTGAAACACCTGCACCACCGGCGAGAAATACAAATGAGGCGCAAGAATTTGTTGCAGAATTTTTAAGAAAACGAAATTTTAGTATTGATAAATGGGATGTGTATCCTAATGACCCGAACGTTGTCGGGGTAAAAAAAGGGACGGAAAGTGAGTTATATAAAAGTCTTATTATTAATGGCCATATGGATGTAGCTGAAGTATCGGTAGATGAGGCGTGGGAAACAAATCCGTTTGAGCCGTTTATAAAAGATGGTTGGTTAGTTGGGAGAGGCGCGGCAGATATGAAAGGTGGACTAGCTGGAGCCTTATTTGCAATTCAGCTTTTAGAAGAAGCGGGAATTGAATTGCCAGGTGACTTAATGTTTCAATCGGTAATTGGAGAAGAAGTGGGAGAAGCCGGAACACTT
Encoded here:
- the pdaA gene encoding delta-lactam-biosynthetic de-N-acetylase; translation: MKYKWLYIGLIFSIMMALVPVSTFAYTNTPHNWGIPRPKNETVPDAGKLYTELLQKNGGFYLGDTKKKDIYLTFDNGYENGYTGKILDVLKEKKVPATFFVTGHYIKTQKDLLLRMKNEGHIIGNHSWSHPDFTAVNDAKLREELTSVTEEIKKVTGQKEVKYVRPPRGVFSERTLAVTKEMGYYNVFWSLAFLDWKVDQQRGWQYAHNNVMTMIHPGSVLLLHAISKDNAEALAKIIDDLREKGYHFKSLDDLVKSNQP
- a CDS encoding DNA-3-methyladenine glycosylase, with product MWSEHVTLEYPYHFEEVLKRLSFDPLNVIQLDEKIIYVPLLINEEQIVVRLQGIGTVQNPQFWISSQAGDQEKVMKRMRSIFHWNEPFQNIQDHFLNTSLRPLFETYAYTPIILEFDYFACLLRCIIHQQINLKFATVLTDQFVKRYGTEKNGVFFFPTPERVANISIEELREQKFSQRKAEYIVGLAKHIVGGKLDLARIENETEEEVSAQLLPIRGIGAWTVQNFLMFGLGRKNMFPEADIGIRRALQGIFQLDNKPDDAFLEKVKQECEPYCSYAALYLWKSIE
- the rlmD gene encoding 23S rRNA (uracil(1939)-C(5))-methyltransferase RlmD, coding for MIQKQQESKLEVGQTFPVTIKRLGINGEGVGYFKRQVVFIPGALPGEEVVAEATKIQRGFAEAKVKKVRKSSPHRVKAPCSVYEECGGCQLQHLDYKEQLNQKRDIVVQAFEKYMNNSLEEKIRPTIGMEDPWHYRNKSQLQVGRKDEKVITGLYKQNSHQLIDISHCMIQHKATNEATKVVRRILEKLNVSIYNEKKQKGLVRTIVTRTAVQTGEVQVTLITTKEELPNKDQFIAEVQKQMPSVKSIMQNVNWRKTSVIFGDKTFKLAGKEVIQETLGDLSFELSARAFFQLNPEQTVVLYDEAKKAAALTGNEKIVDAYCGVGTIGLWLANDAAEVRGMDVIPEAIEDAKKNAKRHGFTNAKYEAGKAEQWLPKWVKEGWSPDVIVVDPPRTGCDDKLLETILKVKPKQVVYVSCNPSSLARDVQALMKSYEVEYVQPVDMFPHTAHVENVVKLVRK
- the truA gene encoding tRNA pseudouridine(38-40) synthase TruA; amino-acid sequence: MYNYQLTIQYDGARYKGWQRLGNNDNTIQGKIESIISEMVGKEIEIIGCSRTDAGVHALNQVANFKSDEKLVEHKVKKYLNQYLPNDISITSVEEVPDRFHARYNSKAKTYLYKIWNEEHTNPFMRKYSMHVNKKLNVKSMKKAAQYLVGSHDFTAFSNAKSKKKSMVREVYTLEVSEEAGFVQIRISGNGFLHNMVRKIVGALIEVGLGQLDAEAMPQILEDKQRNQINCLAEASGLYLEKIEF
- a CDS encoding sigma-54-dependent Fis family transcriptional regulator, whose amino-acid sequence is MHTKEINFKKIIEMNMLYETLLNELDIGIHIINEESKTIIYNRKMMDIESMDRLDVLDKNPLEVFAFEENKNSTLIEALKLGKTNRNIKQTYFNNKGQEITTINDTFPIIENGKIKGAIEISKEISHLKQTMKTNLSRKQNTKFTFDHIIGDSRAIQSVIAEAKRVIRTSSSILIIGETGTGKELFAQSIHNESQRSTKPFISQNCAAIPETLMESLLFGTNRGAFTGAIDKPGLFEEANGGTLLLDEINSLSPTLQAKLLRAIQEKTIRRIGGTQEKEIDVRIIATINEDPLEAIAHNRLRQDLYYRLSVVTLCLPPLRERKEDIAYLVQHFIEKYNIQFDLSVKDVDLNVNNFFYKYDWPGNVRELEHIIEGSMNLIEDEDIITAFHMPTHFRELAKKELNMRTPLTSHNTDTPQTLKHIIEEMEKKYIHQILKENKGNISQAAKFLGLSRQNLQYRIKKLHLHI
- a CDS encoding biotin/lipoyl-containing protein; translation: MKMVIEGVYSPCYGKVEKLFVTESSYVYEWEKLALIETIDKKQVEIKVGISGYIESLEVVEGQAIADQKLLITVRDDLLITGSD
- a CDS encoding amino acid permease; the protein is MMDQNQGLKRELKSRHIFMIALGGVIGTGLFLGSSYTIHEAGPGGAIAAYLVGGFVMYLTMLCLGELAVAMPDAGSYQTYATKHISPAAGYVVGWMSWLNWTATIGIELIAVSILMKRWFPDVSSWIWCVVFAVLLFVINALSSRSFAEVEFWFASIKVITIIAFIILGGAAMFGFLDMKGNEPAPMFSSFTDYGGLFPNGLSAILITMIAVNFSFQGTELVGIAAGESENPEKTIPKAINNTVWRILVFFVLSIFILAGLFPWQQAGVIESPFVVVFDKIGIPYAADIINFVIITAVLSVANSGLYATSRMLWSMSNQGMISPIFSKLSKNGVPIYALIVSTIVGCLSLLSGIYAEDTVYLWLLSIAGFGAILVWASIALSNLLARRTYVKQGGDIKDLKFKTPLYPFVPLLALVLNLTVIVAMAFIPEQRMALYCGIPFMIICLLFYRATKNKRSKIEYVEKVNTTEAESL